One Vicia villosa cultivar HV-30 ecotype Madison, WI linkage group LG5, Vvil1.0, whole genome shotgun sequence genomic window, CATTTATATTGGATAAGAAATGATTGTTGTGAATAGGTAGAAAATTGTCCATACTTGAAAAGAGTTCAACAAGTTGTTCCTTTAAACGAgagtttgataaaaaaaatatttttccttttaaaaatttaattacatttttcacattttaatatatgtatataataatttttagttTATGTATACTTAAATAATGTTTGGTTAAGTTGAGAATAGAGATTGTTGAACAGAAATTACCACTACTATGGAAAACACTATTCACAACGGCTATTAAATGTATATCATAACGGTCATATGTCTGTTGTGAGGTAGCATTTGATTGTAAGTGTGCTGCTTTTCACTACGGGCATGTGATTGTGGTGATAAAATAGGAAGTGCGCTATCTATCACAACGGTTATCTTTAATAACCATTGTGATATATATAAAGGTCATGAATTCGAAACCCAACAACTACAATTAAATTAGAATAAGAATTAACATTTCATCACGGTTATAAAAGTTAACCATTGAGGTATGTATACatgagtttattataaaatatgatgATTACTTATTTTTCCCTACGCCTCattgaacatataaacaattcAAGTTGATGTAAAAGATAATAATCAGAGAAATcaaattattcttgaaaaacaaCTTAAATGAACCATTGTTTTTTGAATTTCATGCATCTCGTAACTCATCTCTCGCTCTTTAACATAAAGAATTTGATTCAATAACCTAAGTTTTTCATAACAACGGTTCCTTCTCTtctagtttattttgaaaaacatcaATTTGTTTATTAATTCgaattcatcatcatcaataccaTTGTAATAATCATCAAACAATAATGATGTTTATAGTGAAGACGATGAGTCCAAATTAGTCAACAAATTGATGTTTATCATTATAAATTAGAAGAGAAGGAATCGTTGTTGTGAAGAACTTAGGAGATCAAACCAAGTTGTCTATGTTAAAGAGCTAAATATGAATTACGAGATGCATGCAATTCAAAAAACGTTGATTGatctaagttggttttcaaatataacttaatttcatattattattttttaaatcaactAAATTGAATGTATATTATGTGAAGGGTTTGTGAAACAAGCAATCTACAtacgatataataaactcaattaGATCTTCTATTAATCTACATAAGAAATTAATGCTACAAGATTCACAAAAATAAAACACTGCTAAGTCTCAAGAAGATTTTTTTCTTGTAACTTAGAAATGTTTTGTTCTTGtcaacaaaataacaacaacatacaataACATAACAACATATAAAATGTTTCCGTAACGTACCTTTTATTGAAAATATTTGTGGACAATGAAGTTGATATACTTTGTGTTGCTATGAAAAATATACAAGACGGATAAAGCTTCTATGATAGCTTcatttttcttgtattttttctCTATATCAATGAAATGGATCAGAGATGGGTAAAAAGTATAcaatatattatttgtaaaaatttaatttactattttttaatcTATTCATTTTATAAccaaataatattttattctgGACTTCGTCTTATATCtacatttgataaaaaaaaaaactagtaacATGTCATTGAGCATTTCTTATAGATTTTGGATGGCAAAGAGTTAGAGAGAAACTAGTTTGGTTTTGAATAATTCATAAATCTTATGTATGTGATTAGGGATATAATGAGTCATATTAGGCTTAAAAGAAATGGCTAAAATTTTTTATCACTAAATGACAATGACTTAGTGATCCTATGTAGGCCCTGTCAAAAGTAAATTCCAACATAAGagatctttcaaaatattttagaTGTTGAAAAGGAGTTGAATATTAACTTCAAGTTAGAGGAAATTAGGTGGAGCAACGTTTGGATTGGTTGTATGGGATGGAATTGAATGAAATGATATGGTATTTAATAAGATTTTATCGTTTGGATTTACAAATAATGGATGGAATGAAATGGAACATGATGGTATCCATTCCATCTCATTCCTTCCAATTCCTCATTTTTTTTTCATCCAATTTGGGGTGTATGTGATGGAAtgacattttttaaataaaataaccaaaCAATGGAGTGAGATCTTTATTCCGTTCCGTTCCACTCCACTCCACTCCACTCCGTTATATTCCATTTTGCTCCGCTCCGTTatgttccatcaatccaaacataaaaAGGATTAAAAGTGTTCGCCTTCTAGAATGAGACTGAAATACAAAATATTTACATTAAATAGCCagcaaaaggaaagaaaaaaaaagcaagaTAAACAAAATCAAAGGTCTAGATGGTATCTCCACATAAAtgaaaaagatattttaatacTGTTCACAAATAACTTCCATAATATTTTGACATTCAATAACATCCTAGACTGCCAAAACATCTATAATGAGTGGAAAACACATTAGACTCTACTATGAGGGGACCCGATGCATCTTAATGAAAATTTTTCTAATGAATATGTTCTTAAAAAGATCaatttctaattaattaataGAGTTATGATGTGAGTTTAGGAACTTGGTTACGGTCGTCAACATCGTTTCCGACGGCCTCAATATGTgaggttcttctctttttttttatgggAAAATAATTTCATTAAGAAACAGCAGCTGGTACAACATGAGGGTTCTCCAAAGATGGATAGACCCCAATCCAAGTCTTAGAACCTACCACATAAGCTAATTTAGCCAAATTATGGGCTTGTACATTACAGTTTCTGTTGTGAaataaaagagaagagaagatAAAACTAGAGAGCATAGATTTAATATCAAAAACCACAGGATCCAAAGCTGCACACTTTTGAATATCATTGACACAGTCCACAACCACCTTTGCATCAGACTTTATCACTATTCTCTCCAGCCGCAGCGCCGTTGCCAATCCAAGACCCCACCTAATTGTCATCGCCTCCCCAACTGCTACATCAACTGACACATCTTCTCTTTTGCAGGAAGATAAAGAGATGTTATGATGATGATCTTTAATAATGCATCCCATGGTCAACGTGCCAGAATCAGAAATACTTGCATCTACATGGATGAAATGGACCTCCTTCTTGCTTTGCTCTGGGGCAATACTATCCAGGTTCTCCCTTCTGGTAGCAACGTTCCAATTGTTGAACTCCTCTACGCTAATCACAGCTTTTGCCGCCACTGTGACTGGCGATGAAACCTTAGCTTGGTAtaatttggagttacgagcaagCCAGATTCTATAAGCCAGGGAACAGAGAACTTGCGAACTGAGCACGTCtccacaagaaagaaaactcagaATCCAATCATTGAACTCCGGATGAGTAGGAATTCTATAACTTAGGATTGAGGAGAAACATACAGCCTTAGCAAagtcacactccaaaaaagatgATGGACAGATTCCACATCCTTATTGCAGAGAGAACAAGTAGGATCAAGACTGATACCTTTTTTCATTAGATTATGCTTTGTGGGCAGAATGTTTTTAGCAGCTCTCCAGAGGAAGTTCTTCACTCTGATATGGACTGTAGCTCTCCATATTTGCTGCCATAGCTTCTTGCAAGGAGGACTAGACGGTCCAGGAATCAAGGAATCTTTTACCTGCAAACTGAGATGATAAGTAGATCTAACCGAATACTCACCAGACTTTTCAAAGTGCCAAATCATTTTGTCCCTCAAAGGACCCCTGGCCAGGGGAATACTAACAATCTGGACAGCTTCCTCATGATCAAAGGTTTGAAAAATTATGTCTCTCTTCCAAATTTTTAAGTCTTCATCAATCAGATCTGCGACCCTACTATCCTCAGGAAGCACCCTTCTATGTGATTGAACTTTGAAGCCAGAACTTGAAGGCAGCCACCTATCCTCAAAAACTTTAATTTGGTTGCCATCCCCTATTCTCCATCTCGAGCCCTTATGCACTATCTCCCTTGCGCTGAGTATGCTTCTCCATGCATAGCTTGGGGAGAAACCACTACAGCTTCTATCCACTGATGACCTTGGAAAATATCTCCCTTTGAAAAATCTTCCCACTAGAGAACTTTCACAGTCCATCAACCTCCAATATTTCTTGCCCAGGAGACTCTTGTTGAAATCACTGATGCCACGAAAACCTAATCCGCCACTGTTTTTAGCTTTTGACAGTTTATCCCAACTTAGCCAATGAACCTTCCTCTCTCCATTTTTAGACCCCCGCCAAAACCTTGCCAACATAGCTTCAATCTCATTACAAATGGCATCTGGCAGTTTATAGCAGCTCATAACGTAAGTTGGTATCGCCTGGGCAACTGCTTTAATCAGTACTTCCTTACCAGCTCTAGACAAGAATTTCTCCTTCCATCCCTTAATTTTATTCCACACTCTCTCAACAACGAGTGAGAACACTTCCTTCTTCGATCTACCAAATATCACGGGTAAGCCAAGGTATCTTGTATGGCTGGCAACAGTCTTTACCCCCATCCTTGCACGGATCATATTTTTATCCTCTTCACGAACACTTTGACTGAAAGATACTTCTGATTTATCTAGGTTGACAACTTGTCCTGAAGCATTCTGGTAGGAAATGAGAGTTGACATATTGTATCAGCTTCTTGGAGTGTAGCTCTTGAAAACAAAAGGCTGTCATCTGCGAAAAACAGATGTGTGAGAACTGGAGCCTGTCTCGCAACTTGAATTCCACGCGTTCTTCTCGCCATAGCTTCCTTCTTCAACATACCTGAAAGAACATCAGcgcaaattataaataaatatgggGAGAGTGGGTCTCCTTGCCTAAAACCCCTCTCCAGAATGAAGATTCTGCTAGGATGACCGTTTATAAGAATCATGTAGGACACGGTAGAGATGCACCGTCTAATCAAATTGACTAAACTATTTGGGAAACCCATCGCTGAGAGAACATCCACCACAAAGGTCCATTCTAATCTATCATAGGCCTTGGACATATCTACCTTAAGAGCCATCACCCCcttctttccttttttctttttcttcatccagTGGAAGCATTCCATGGACACCAACGCATTGTCTGTAATAAGCCTCCCACTAACAAATCCGCTCTGTTCTTCATCAATTATATCCGGTAGAATCCTTTTTATACGATTTGCTATTGTCTTGGAAACCAACTTCATCACCACATTGCACAAACTGATTGGCCTGAAATCCTTTGGTGTAGCAGGATTTTTACATTTGGGAATAAGAACGGTGTGAGTGCAATTGATGTCGCATGGATCTCTGTTGTTGTTGAGAATGTACAACACTAAACTACACACCTCTTGACCAACTATGTGCCAGTATTTCTGGAAGAATAAAGCAGGGAGACCATCTGGTCCAGGTGCCTTTAGGGGACTCATTTGATTTAGGGCTTCCTGGACTTCCGTGGCAGTAAATCTTCCTTCGCACCACCTGAAATGTTCCTCAGTGACTTTGCCTCGCACAACAGAGCACACTTCAGTTGTGTTTTTTGGTAAAGAGGAAGTGAACAAATCAGAAAAGTAATTAACCAGCAACCTTTCCACATTCTCGTCTCCACGCCACCAAAAACCCGCATCATCTTTAAGTTTCTTAATCAAATTAGTCTTCCTTCGTTGCTCCGCTTTCTTAtggaaaaattttgaatttttatctCCATGTTGTAACCAAACTGCCCTGCTCCTCTATCTCCAAAGGACTTCTTCAGCTTGCAGCAGATTATTTCGTTGAGATTTTAGGGCTTTATGAGAAGCTATTGCTTCCTCACTAGAGTCCCAATTGGAATCTTCCTGCAACATTGGCTTCAATCCGTCTCAGCTCTTATTTAATAGCACTAACCCCGTACTCCTTGAAATGATCCTCAATACCTTGAATACCTGCAATTTTTGAGACACCATTCCCAGGGACACTATTCCACATCTCCCGAACCTTTGACTCACATCTTTTATATCTGCTCCAGACCTCTTCAAAGCGAAATAAATGTTTCTTTCTGTTGTTACTATTGCCTAAATCCGCCTCCAGGTCGATCATAAGCACTGCGTGGTCCGAGCCAAACCTTGGTAAGTGTAAGACTTTAACTGGTGAGAATCTATTTGAGAAGCTTTGGGAAGCAACAGCCCTATCTAGACGACATTGGATATTATTCTGTCCCCTCCTGCCATTAGTCCAAGTATAAGGATGCCCTTGAAAACCTAGACCACTTAAACCACCCAGATCCAGCACTTGTTTACCAGTTAAAAGTTGAGAAGATGTCCTAGAATTCCCTTCCACCTTCTCCTGTTCAGACACAATATCGTTTAGGTCCCCAAAGCATACAACTCTATCACCACCATTGCTGACCACCTCCTGAATAAGATCCCAAGTAAGCTTCTTGTTTGGCTCTTCAGGGTGTCCTTAAACACCATTGAAAAACCAGTTTTGCTGGTCCACCTAATCCCCCACCGATCCACCAATGTGGTTCGCAAAGTAAGAGAGGTCTACAGCTGAATGCTTTCCTTCCAAAAGAGAATCAAACCTCCAGCTCTTTCCCTCCCTATTCCTCGACAATCCACACTAAAACAACACTTGTATCCACTTTTGAACTTGATTCTCTGAACCTCATCCTTCTTTAAGCGAGACTCCATGATAAACATGAGGTTGGGATTTTCCAATAGGGTGAGCCTTAGCAAGGCTCGAACTGCACGGGGACTCCCCAACCCCCTGCAGTTCCAACTCAGGATCTTCATTGGCCTAGGCGGTGTTGGTCCTCCAACACCACCTCTGGTTTTGTTGTGGCAGTTCCTTGTTGCCCTTCTACTCCTTTCATCCTTTTCTCCATAACACCATGACTCTCAACAGTTCCATCGATAATCATGACATCCaccagacttcttttcccaatttccATCTCCACTTTCTTCTTCGAATCCTGAGTACCTTTCCTAACAACTTGTCTGCGTGTCCACTTCTTTTTCTTCGAAGCACCATCCTTTTGAACTTTGCCCGATGCCTGTCCTATGTTTGAGATGTCAATTGCACCAAAGGATTCTGCCATTGCCTCTACCTCCAAAACATTCCTTTTTAGATGTCCTTCATGTGCCTTTGGATCCCCCACATTTTCACTAGCTTCCAAAGTTAGACAAGTATTCTTCTGGTTTACCTCACCTTCGTCTCCTTCCTTCCCTTTACCTTTCTCTTCGCACCTGCTCTGGCCTGAAGATAAATTAAACAGGATTTTGCTGCAAGAACTTGAGTTAGACTCCTTCTTTTTTTGCTCTTCATGAGTCCTGGGCAAGGGAGATGCGCGAAGCCACGCTCCGTACGATAAGTCTTGTTCCTCCAAGTTTTCGAAGCCTTCTTCGCTGAACTCATCTACTTCCTCACAGTCTTTCAGTTGGTGGCCAATCCTTCCACACACAAAGCAGAAAGTGGGCAATCTCTCGTATTTGAAGTGCACTCTCAGGTTCTTCTCTTTAAATCGAACCACTGTCCCCCTTTTGAGTGGTTTCTTTAGATTCATTTTCACTTTTAGCCTCAAAAACCGCCCATTTCTATGAGCCTCCTTTTGATCCATTTCTTCGAACTCCCCCAAGATTCCTCCAAGCTTCTTGGCCATTGCTTCCGATCTGAGCATCAGGGGCAACCCGTAAACTCTTACCCAAAAGGTTCCGAAATGCATATTGATTTCTGAAGGTTGTTCTTCTCCGGACACTCTAGCTAACACTAAGAGATTTCTGTCAAAACTCCAAGGTCCATTCTTCAAAACCCTTTCCAGATCTCTTTTGGTAGCAAAACGAAAGAGATAAATATTTTTACTCAGCTCCTGCACTTCAGCTGGGTTTTTGAGTTTCCAGGCTCCTAGCATTGTGTTTATAAAGGCTCCAGAGTTGAAAGGATTATTGGTCCATAGTCTCGCCGCCAAGGTCCTTTGAAAGACTTCGTCCTCGCATGCTTCTTCAATCTCTGCCGTGacaccttcttcttcttcctttgataGCGGAAACTCCTTCCATTTCTCCATCTTGGGGGAAACAACCACAACAACTCAGGTTGAAACACAAGAAGCAGAGGGAAAAAGAGAACAAAAACAACTTCTCGCGAACGGAGAAGGGTAGACCAAAACACGTTTGGAGAGAAACCAGATAGATCTGGAGGCAACAACCGTAAACGGCGCTCTAAAATCCTAGAAGAGTAAAGAGAAAAAGACACGCTAAGTCTTTTTTAGAGAGAAGTTGGAGCTTCTCTCTCTAAAAAACACGTGAAAAAATAGAGGCATTGATTTTGAAATTAGAGAAGACATTGATTTTGAATTGTGCATAATTCAAATTTGAACATCTGCATCATTGTTgttgattttaaaattaaaaaaaaaactttgtgttATTAAGAATAAATAGAGgttcaatattcaatttttagttaattcttaaaattcaaaaaatattgttTTAGTTAAATATAGAAACACCCTTTGAAAAATCAAGCTTGTGTTGTTTTATTTATAGCAACATTGTCATTCACAGTTTGTAAATATTCAATGCAGACTTAGTATTTCTCTATACTTTATGTTTGACAACCATTATGCTATctctattttaataatataactaTATAGAACCTAATATTTAGAATGAATAtttcaacaacaataaaaaaaaatatttattctctAATTTActattatatatgtttttatattctATATCATTGTTGTGTTTTATGGTGGcagtcatttttttaatataataattttgtttcacAGACTTGATTACTTTTTAGTCATAGCCTTACTTTATATATTTCTAAAATActcattattaaaatttaaaagtcTCTTAGAAATAAAAAACAATGGTTTGATTGAGGTAGTTATAGATAGACAAGTTCTCATTATTTCTTTTtgggcttaattgcaactttagttcccctattttgtctttttcttgattgtaatccctctattttaaaaatcactattttagtctcATTTtaaagttttctgtgcaatttgcgtccccctattttgcttttttctgcaaaattagtccatATTTCTGTCTTTTTTTCAATAGAAAACTCAAAAGCGGGcaaaaattgtgattttaaaaatgggggactaaaatcgagaaaaatacaaaatagggggaccaaagttccAATTAAGCCttctttttgtttattgtttgaattcttgttttaactctaTGATATATAATTTAAATCTTTTGAATGAATAACAATTTTAAACTATGGAAAGTGAGATGAAGTTGTccatatttcattttattttagtttattattatttttattttctcaatttttatggtaaaacacaacaacaataaaatatattatagttATGAATTTTGCTTTGAAATGTAATTCCTTATGAAAATTGTGTTTTCCATTTATAGGCTTTTTCACTAGGTGTTATCACGGTAGGGCATAGGATTTTATGctataattgaatttttattttatcatggcttaaatttgaaaattagattaaaaatttcaaattgttTGAAATGGATTTATGCTTAACTTTGATATAATTTTAAATCTTTTTATACATTTGTTAATCTTTGACTGAAtatgaatcaatcttcaaatatttttttttaattggttcatatttttttaatacatgatcagattttatattaatttcaaaATGTACACCGTAACATGATTTCGAGATTGAAGAATCAACAGTAATTTAAtcctaataaaaaattaatgagaTAGAGGTAGTTTTTCATTCTATGTAATTTAATTAtgtttacttttaaaaaaaaagtggtGCCTTCATAATAGAACTCATGAAATAATTTAGTAGATGTCATTCATGTAATTTGATGAGGAGGAGAATGATTGTTGCATTGACATAACTTTAGACTGGATAAGAAACTATGGTTATGTACTTCCACAGTGGAAAGAATTGTGCAAGCTGTAACTTTAAATAAACCGTctggtaaaaaaaatattttattgttttctaaAATTAACTACATTTTTATATATGTAGTTAATGAAATGTAGTTTATAAATTGTAACACCCAATTTTGTCTGGATCTAAAACTTTTTAGGTTTTTAGTTTGTgcattctaataaaaaataaattgaaaattttattcatttttgactcttaattgtggaaaaagaatttaaaaaactttatatttttttatttattttgattatttaattaattttcacccttttaaaaattaaagaaaaatacaaaaacatatttatttactttttttatcttattagtattactttttttttatattaaaaaaggtaaaaaaagacaaaaatggtTTTCCTCTTAGAATCATttcttttcttcactttttttTGTCTCTTTGAATTGCTACCATTTACAAGCAACACCACTAGCTACATGCCTATACACAATAAACCCATATTGTTGTACTTATGTAGAATCTTGTTCTCCACTTTGAACAACACAAAAACCGTAGTTACACCATATATGAGCTAAATATTATCATGAGAAAATGAGAGACTTTTGAATAGAAGAGATTAGAGTTTGAGATAAAGAGAGATATCACAAAAAaacagagaaaaagaaagagaatttgagtgaaaaaagagagaaagaaaacacTTCTCATcaccactattcatcatcttcctcagcCAGAACcaccactattcatcatcttcttcaaccttataACAACTACCCTTCTTCATACACTAAAACCACATGCATAAAACTTCTACCATTTTAATCTTCAACTTCACACcctctttcatttttattttttttgcaattaAAGAAAGTATGTAAGTTGTTAttgcttttttttaataaatattatggtgTTGTTTTGTAAGTTTGATGAAATATTTattgttaatatattttttcaaatatacaTGTTGTGATTTTGTGTTGTTATTGATGTTCATAAAGTAGTTGTTGGTGTTatatttatgatgttgttgttgttcacgaGATTAACTATGTTGCTGATGTTATTGTTGTTCATGAGATTAGCTATGTATTGTTCATGAAATTAGCTACGTCGTTGTTATAtttatgattttgttgttgttcatgAGATTAGTTATGTTGTTGTTATAGTTATGGTGTTATTGTTGTACATAAGAACTTTCTTTCATGTTTAGATATTAGGTTCATGGAAATGCTTAAGTTGTGCTATGGTTAGTGTTAGTTATTCTTGCTGTTGtaataaccttgttgttgttcaTGTAAAACTGTTCATGTTGCTACATTTAATGTGTTGTTTATTGTTAAGAGAGAAAGAGGGAGAGAATTGGTTGTTACTTGTGTAAAAAATGTAAATAGAAAGCTATATACACCCCGCTAGCAAAGGCAgcctcaattttatttttctattttgtgtTATTTGATTGAGAAGCCcacgatttaaaaaaaaaaaaaaaacacattcccCTCTTTTTTCTTTTAGTTATTGGGCTCAAAGccgatatataaaaaaacaacaacaccTCGTTACACTCCATTATTTAGCAGTGCAACCCccttaaataattttttctaatttattttttttatttctctttttttaaacactttcaaatttttataaataagcaTGGTTGAAAAAGGGATAATTTGGTGTACACCTTTTTATTCATCGAATAATCAGACACGAAGCGTACGTCTCGTTCTAGTCGAACATTCTTCCTCCATAAAAAATATTGCCGTTTAACGCTTTTAactttatatttctaaaataAACATGGTTGAAAGGGGAGTAATCAAGTGTACACCTTTTTATTCTCTGAATAATCCAACACTAAGCACATGCCTCGTTCTAGCTGAGCATTTGTTTTATGTATACTAATAACGATCTTtaaatactttttatttaataaattaaattaaattaaattaaaaagtgaATATTTGGGTGCACACCTTTTTATCCTCGAGTAAACCAACATGAGGCGTATGCCTTGTTCTAATTCAAATACTTGTCTACCacctaaaaataatgaaaaactaATAAAACTTGATCTTTGCCTATGTGCGACCAAAACAATTATCAAACAGACTATTATTACCAAGCGCAAATCTTTTATTTTTGACAAACGAGTCTTACCCCCGCCAAGCGCGATtaaacttattttcataattaaaatcaaccacaAAACAAATATTTGCTACCAAGAAACATCATTTCTCTTGTCTTATTCATTTTTTGGCCTAACGTCACTCTACCTTTCCCTCCCTAAAGGTAgatgttctggaccggcccaattacCTCAATTGGGCCAATCCAGCCTTCGGCCCAGAGCACCCTGTCCGCGCGTACGACAGCCTCCTCCTCCGGGCAAATGCTAGACGTAACCGAGCACGCAACAGCCTCGTGCTCGGTAGCAGCCATCTTGCGTATTACCTAGCCTAGCGCCTGGTAAAGTGGAGCCTTTTTCGCATGGAAtaatcctataaatagccctctaaaccttgagggcaaggtaatctttttcttacccaaaacctctcactttgttgtaccttgttgttcaaacacttactttggcatcagagtgccttgcaggtacaatcaTTTTTTCCCCTTCCAACCGCTCAGGATTTCAAGCCTTCACCGTTCCTCAGCCCCCGTTTCCTTTTCTTGCATTTCTTGATCCATTCTTGTCCTCTGCAAGAATTCAGAAACCAAAGCTCTAGTTCAACCATCATTCATGGCTAGCAACAATGAAGACTCCTCTTCTCTGGACGCTACAATGATTAATAAGAACGACATCTCTGTTGTCATTCCTCCACCCAGAAATACCGTCCCTCGGGACAGCCTCACGGCGTCTCCTTCCCCGAAGGATTTCCACGACGATACCGTCCATCACCTCGGAGATACCAGCGGCAAAGACAGTCACGAAGAGGTTCTGGAGAACCCTTTCTCTTCCAAGGGTCCAACTCCCTAGGACCAGACTATGGCCACCGTTCTGGCCGCCCTTGCGCAGACAAACGCCCTCATCCAGCAGCAGAACGACAGAATCGGAGCACTCGAGCAGAAACATC contains:
- the LOC131605033 gene encoding uncharacterized protein LOC131605033, with product MEKWKEFPLSKEEEEGVTAEIEEACEDEVFQRTLAARLWTNNPFNSGAFINTMLGAWKLKNPAEVQELSKNIYLFRFATKRDLERVLKNGPWSFDRNLLVLARVSGEEQPSEINMHFGTFWVRVYGLPLMLRSEAMAKKLGGILGEFEEMDQKEAHRNGRFLRLKVKMNLKKPLKRGTVVRFKEKNLRVHFKYERLPTFCFVCGRIGHQLKDCEEVDEFSEEGFENLEEQDLSYGAWLRASPLPRTHEEQKKKESNSSSCSKILFNLSSGQSRCEEKGKGKEGDEGEVNQKNTCLTLEASENVGDPKAHEGHLKRNVLEVEAMAESFGAIDISNIGQASGKVQKDGASKKKKWTRRQVVRKGTQDSKKKVEMEIGKRSLVDVMIIDGTVESHGVMEKRMKGVEGQQGTATTKPEVVLEDQHRLGQ